A window from Cryobacterium sp. PAMC25264 encodes these proteins:
- the galT gene encoding galactose-1-phosphate uridylyltransferase, with the protein MTDLTHTPDFVADAGIARHPHTLADGRDLIYFDDPDTTLSPDRAPDLRDLAPRPANARMRQDPLSGEWVSIAAARQNRVFLPPAHLDPLAPSTPENPSEVPSNYDVAVFENKSPSFGPLLTDDDAPTGLDDLRTIGLGRIRTSVGRCEVVCFSPATEGSFGSLSVTRARTVIEAWAERTHKLSQMPGIEQVFPFENRGEAIGVTLHHPHGQIYSYPYVTPRTQRLIDSIESYGPTLFADILESEQAGDRVILRGEHWTAFVPFAARWPVEVHMLPHRHVADFAGTTLAERDELAVLYRRLLRGIDQLYSTPTPYIGAWHQAPVNVHRDDIRLMLQLTSPRRAEDKLKFLAGSEAAMGAWIGDVTPEQAADNIRAAIARSDAADAAADAASASADSTDSSTGKAHS; encoded by the coding sequence ATGACTGACCTCACCCACACCCCAGACTTCGTCGCCGACGCCGGCATCGCGCGTCACCCGCACACCCTCGCGGACGGTCGCGACCTCATCTACTTCGATGACCCCGACACCACGCTCTCGCCCGACCGGGCCCCCGACCTGCGCGACCTCGCTCCGCGCCCGGCGAACGCGCGCATGCGCCAGGACCCGCTCAGCGGCGAGTGGGTCTCCATCGCCGCGGCCCGGCAGAACCGGGTGTTCCTGCCGCCGGCGCACCTCGACCCGCTCGCGCCGTCCACGCCGGAGAACCCCTCTGAGGTGCCCAGCAACTACGACGTGGCCGTGTTCGAGAACAAGTCGCCCTCGTTCGGGCCCCTGCTCACCGATGACGACGCGCCCACCGGACTCGACGACCTGCGCACGATCGGGCTGGGGCGCATCCGCACCTCGGTCGGCCGCTGCGAGGTAGTCTGCTTCAGCCCCGCCACCGAGGGTTCGTTCGGCAGCCTCTCGGTCACCCGCGCCCGCACCGTGATCGAAGCCTGGGCCGAGCGCACCCACAAGCTCTCGCAGATGCCGGGCATCGAGCAGGTGTTCCCGTTCGAGAACCGCGGCGAGGCCATCGGCGTCACGCTGCACCACCCGCACGGCCAGATCTACTCCTACCCGTACGTCACCCCGCGCACCCAGCGCCTGATCGACTCGATCGAGAGCTACGGTCCCACCCTGTTCGCCGACATCCTGGAAAGCGAGCAGGCCGGCGACCGGGTCATCCTGCGGGGTGAGCACTGGACGGCGTTTGTGCCGTTCGCCGCGCGCTGGCCCGTCGAAGTGCACATGCTGCCGCACCGCCACGTGGCCGACTTCGCCGGCACCACCCTGGCCGAGCGCGACGAGCTCGCGGTGCTCTACCGCCGCCTGCTGCGCGGCATCGACCAGCTCTACTCCACGCCCACGCCATACATCGGCGCGTGGCACCAGGCGCCGGTCAACGTGCACCGCGACGACATCCGTCTGATGCTGCAGCTCACCAGCCCGCGCCGGGCCGAGGACAAACTGAAGTTCCTGGCCGGCTCCGAGGCCGCCATGGGCGCCTGGATCGGCGACGTCACGCCGGAGCAGGCGGCCGACAACATCCGCGCGGCGATCGCGCGCTCGGATGCAGCGGATGCGGCCGCCGATGCCGCCTCCGCCTCCGCAGACTCCACCGACAGCAGCACCGGAAAGGCCCACTCGTGA